The following coding sequences lie in one Chloroflexota bacterium genomic window:
- a CDS encoding integron integrase, with protein sequence MTIEERIRNEIRTRHYSLKTEKAYVRWYKRFVRHHQLRHPEQMGRQEIGEFLTHLAVDGRVAASTQNQALAALLFLYRQVLGMEIGYVEGFAYAKRGKRLPVVLNKADTVAVLENVAGSPQDLVAHLLYGCGMRLSEALRLRIKDVDFGRGVVIVHDGKGQKDRSTVLPRGLCEWMTDQMVIARKFHEIDRQRKRPGVQVPYALERKKPTIGEDWGWFWVFPAENESVDPVSGVQRRHHIHESTVQKAVRSASRVAGVVQRVTPHVFRHCFATHLLEDGYDIRTVQELLGHKDVKTTMVYTHVMRPGGVAGVVSPLDNVREKGVIRGE encoded by the coding sequence ATGACGATTGAAGAACGCATCCGAAACGAAATCCGCACGCGGCATTACTCGCTGAAGACCGAGAAGGCTTATGTGCGTTGGTATAAGCGCTTTGTGCGCCATCATCAACTGAGGCATCCCGAGCAGATGGGCAGGCAAGAAATTGGCGAGTTTTTGACGCATCTGGCGGTGGATGGGCGCGTGGCGGCGAGTACGCAAAATCAGGCTCTGGCGGCGTTGTTGTTTTTGTACCGCCAGGTGCTGGGGATGGAGATTGGTTATGTGGAGGGGTTTGCCTATGCCAAACGCGGGAAGCGGCTGCCGGTGGTGCTGAATAAGGCCGATACGGTGGCGGTGCTGGAAAATGTAGCAGGTTCGCCGCAGGATTTGGTGGCGCATTTGCTGTATGGCTGCGGGATGCGCCTGAGCGAAGCGCTAAGGCTGCGAATCAAGGATGTGGATTTTGGGCGCGGGGTGGTGATTGTGCATGATGGCAAGGGTCAGAAAGACCGCTCGACGGTGCTACCGCGCGGCCTGTGCGAGTGGATGACTGATCAGATGGTGATTGCACGCAAGTTTCACGAGATTGACCGGCAGCGAAAGCGTCCCGGGGTGCAGGTTCCGTATGCGTTGGAGCGCAAGAAGCCCACGATTGGCGAGGATTGGGGCTGGTTTTGGGTGTTTCCGGCAGAGAATGAGTCTGTGGACCCGGTGAGCGGCGTTCAGCGGCGGCACCATATCCATGAGAGCACGGTGCAGAAGGCGGTACGCAGCGCATCCAGGGTGGCTGGTGTGGTGCAGCGGGTGACTCCGCATGTGTTTCGGCATTGTTTTGCGACGCATTTGCTGGAGGACGGGTATGACATCCGCACGGTGCAGGAGTTGCTGGGGCATAAGGATGTGAAGACGACGATGGTTTACACGCATGTGATGCGCCCCGGGGGTGTGGCGGGGGTTGTGAGTCCGTTGGATAATGTCCGGGAGAAGGGTGTTATCCGCGGGGAGTAG